From the Bacteroidota bacterium genome, the window CGATCGGTCAGTTCCGTTTGGGCACAACGCTGGCCGCCCGTTCTGGACCCCCGCTACAGGGGTTCAGAACGGGGCGTTGGGGGGGCCATGGAGATATTGTTATTTGACCAGCAGCATTTTGCGGCTCTCGACAAAGTCGCCCGCCCGCAGTTCGTAGAAATAGGTGCCGCTGGGTAAGTCTTGTGCTTCAAAAACAACAGACTGCATACCCGCCGGCTGCGTAGCATCTACCAAAACGCTTACTTCTCGTCCCTGCACGTCGTATACAGCCAATCTAACTGGTCCTGTCGCTGACAGCGTGTAGCTAATCGTAGTGGCCTGCGCAAACGGGTTGGGATAGTTTTCGTGCAAGACTGTGCCGTCAGGCAGTTCGGGCGTTTCATCTTCGATGTCTGTGCCTCCAGCGAGCGAAACGATCCACTCATGGATCATAGCCACAGCGGTAGTATCCAGTTTGTTTTTGGCCAGCGGTGGCATTGCAGCGCCGGTTTGCAGCTGGCTGATTCTTTGATACAGAATGGAAGCTTCGGGGTCCCCCGGCACAACTATCTTGGCGCCGGCAATGCCGAGTTCATCTACCACATCCCCGTTGATTACTCCCGCGTCTTCCAGCGAGATCTGCAAACGTAAATCCATTACCGAGCGGGTCCCACCTCCCGGCTGATGACATCCTGCACAGTTGGAATCAAGGTAAGAGCGCGCCCGCTCTTCGAGGCTTGCACTCTCATCCGCCAAATTTTTCGAAGTCAGGACTTGCGACAATCCATTGATGTTGATCGCTGGACTAAAGACACCGATATGATTCAGGCTTTCAAGCTGGTTACCCACGCGTCCGGTAACTGGATACAATTGATCGCTATTCATTTGCCGCGTCTTGGGGCCGAGCACATAACCGGCGGCTGACGTGTGGCAGGCAAAACAATCACTCTGGCCTGGGAAGTACCATGTTTGTTGCCTTGTACCGCCACCTGCTTCTGTAATAGTAAAGTCTTCAGTCACGGATGCCTCCAGCAGGGTTGCATCTGTGCCGGCTTCATTCCACTGGTAGGTAAAACCATAATAAACGTTGTTTTCACCATGCACCAGAAAGCGTGTCTCCAGGCGGCGTGTATCTCCAGGGGCCGACTCATCCAGCGCAAGCTCAAAATGTTTGATAAATACCGTGCCAGTCGGGTAGGTCCAGTCTTCTGTTTCCTGGTAAAGAATCTGCTCAGACGGTGTATTTTGGGTACCGTCATTCGGGATGGCTACCCATCGAAACTTCTCTGCGCCATCAGACCAAAGCGGTGCAATAATGTCATACGGAATAACACCAGCCGCTGGCGTCAAGGAAGCCAGGTCCGCAAATGCACCCGTTTCAGATAGCAAGGTGGGCAGCGTACCACCGCTTCCGCCACCCGACGAACCCAGCTTGTAAATTGAGTTCCACCCTTCTACCCCGATGTAAAGCTCGCCGTCAGCGTCTTCACCGAGGGTATAAGGATTCAGCGGCACAGTTGTCAGTTCTTCTTTTTCAGCGGTTGGCCCACCAGTGACATCCATGGCCCAGACTTTCTTGCCACAGTAGTCAGTAAAAATGTATTTCCCTACGAGCTCGGGCATCGCTGTACCGCGATATACGTACCCACCAATGACTGCACAATTGCCATCTGCTTTTGGGTATTCATGTAGCGGATCAACCAGTGCGCCAATCATTTCACTGTCGGAAGGACGCGCCATATCTTCCGGCCGGTCAATGGTCCCCTCTCGGAAGGGCCAGCCATAGTTGCCCCCTTTTTCCAGAAGGTTAACTTCTTCTCGAATTTGCAAGCTGTTGGAGCCGGCATTGCCGATGTAAATGAGGCCAGTCACCCGGTCGATTGTCATCCGATGCGGATTACGCGAACCTATAGTGTAATACTCTTCAAAGATGCCCCCATTTTCATCAAGAAAAGGGTTGTCACTGGGGATGTAGTACCCCACACCTGAAATACCTTTTTCTGTATCTGCTAGTGTTCTGCGAGCAGGATGGCTTATCGCCCCGCCCTGCATGTCAACATCGATACGCAGTACACCGCCAGCCAACATCTCGTCAATATTCTGCGACTGTTCTTTATAGCCGAGATCGCCAATTGCTACATAAAGAAAACCATCTTCGCCGAACAGCAGGCCGCCCCCGCGGTGCAACGTGGGGCCCAGTTCCTGTTCAAGCATG encodes:
- a CDS encoding PQQ-dependent sugar dehydrogenase, with the translated sequence MFNLKSASSFTWSFLVGVFVLLAFGVYQDIALDEPVAVSPFLNSIFPETLGSVYEVSSEQRPTDRALSITPEPGGERIFVAEQNGRIYTFTATENGLIGRDLFMDLQTQVFSGQDSGMLGLAFHPEYNVAGSPNAAYIYMYYTANKDAGQVLRLSRFTGTTTGDPGSELVMLEQELGPTLHRGGGLLFGEDGFLYVAIGDLGYKEQSQNIDEMLAGGVLRIDVDMQGGAISHPARRTLADTEKGISGVGYYIPSDNPFLDENGGIFEEYYTIGSRNPHRMTIDRVTGLIYIGNAGSNSLQIREEVNLLEKGGNYGWPFREGTIDRPEDMARPSDSEMIGALVDPLHEYPKADGNCAVIGGYVYRGTAMPELVGKYIFTDYCGKKVWAMDVTGGPTAEKEELTTVPLNPYTLGEDADGELYIGVEGWNSIYKLGSSGGGSGGTLPTLLSETGAFADLASLTPAAGVIPYDIIAPLWSDGAEKFRWVAIPNDGTQNTPSEQILYQETEDWTYPTGTVFIKHFELALDESAPGDTRRLETRFLVHGENNVYYGFTYQWNEAGTDATLLEASVTEDFTITEAGGGTRQQTWYFPGQSDCFACHTSAAGYVLGPKTRQMNSDQLYPVTGRVGNQLESLNHIGVFSPAININGLSQVLTSKNLADESASLEERARSYLDSNCAGCHQPGGGTRSVMDLRLQISLEDAGVINGDVVDELGIAGAKIVVPGDPEASILYQRISQLQTGAAMPPLAKNKLDTTAVAMIHEWIVSLAGGTDIEDETPELPDGTVLHENYPNPFAQATTISYTLSATGPVRLAVYDVQGREVSVLVDATQPAGMQSVVFEAQDLPSGTYFYELRAGDFVESRKMLLVK